A DNA window from Comamonas fluminis contains the following coding sequences:
- a CDS encoding methyl-accepting chemotaxis protein: MSLLGMMRRFTIRTRMLGAIAVVIVLLGVLGGAGMLGMFRIQQMSQDFLGDAYAKSGYMAQLRMELGGIRISEREMVIQYERPEEVRKAHDQWVGFIDKSQATLSRFVSGRNAQDDALIQGIATRIDNYRKAFEPVARQLEAGGYDSATTANRMSTKALAEVAEADKLLAQLDALLKHQSDVLATAERSVAAQTRWLFIAALLLALLVVVPLTLLNMQSICRPLERARQMALTIAGGDLSTRQAVTGHDELSELQRALMQMQESLSSMVMQVRDASGNIATASQEIATGNQDLSARTEQTASNLQETVASLAQLTANVQQTASSSQMANQLAASASSTAVQGGQIVGQAVNSMQEISASSRKIGDIIGLIDSIAFQTNILALNAAVEAARAGEQGRGFAVVAGEVRSLAQRSAQAANEIKSLISTSVQTVDVGAKQVNGAGKAMQDTVDSAKRVGDIIGEITAASAEQSMGIGQVNQAVGDIDRMTQQNAALVEESAAAAESLREQAARLAQLVSQFKLGEGAQSMGRVARARPQAAYPAMAPGAAASASHALPGKKAQEAREAQLLEHV; this comes from the coding sequence ATGAGTCTGCTGGGAATGATGCGGCGCTTCACCATTCGCACGCGAATGCTGGGCGCGATTGCGGTGGTGATCGTGCTGCTGGGGGTGTTGGGAGGCGCAGGCATGCTGGGCATGTTCCGCATTCAACAGATGAGTCAGGATTTTCTGGGCGATGCCTATGCCAAGTCTGGCTATATGGCGCAGCTGCGCATGGAGCTGGGCGGCATTCGCATCAGCGAGCGGGAAATGGTGATCCAGTACGAACGCCCCGAAGAAGTGCGCAAGGCACATGACCAGTGGGTGGGCTTTATCGACAAGTCGCAGGCAACGCTGTCGCGTTTTGTGAGCGGCCGCAATGCGCAGGACGACGCCTTGATTCAGGGCATTGCCACGCGCATAGACAACTATCGCAAGGCTTTTGAGCCAGTAGCGCGCCAGCTGGAGGCAGGGGGCTATGACTCGGCCACGACGGCCAACCGCATGAGCACCAAGGCGCTGGCCGAAGTGGCCGAGGCAGATAAGCTGCTGGCGCAGCTGGATGCCTTGCTCAAGCATCAGTCGGATGTGCTGGCCACTGCTGAGCGCAGCGTGGCGGCCCAGACCCGCTGGCTGTTCATTGCCGCGCTGCTGCTGGCATTGCTTGTGGTGGTGCCGCTGACGCTGCTGAATATGCAGTCCATCTGCCGTCCGCTGGAGCGTGCGCGCCAGATGGCGTTGACGATTGCGGGCGGTGATCTGTCCACCCGGCAGGCCGTGACGGGCCATGATGAGCTGTCTGAGCTGCAGCGAGCGCTGATGCAGATGCAGGAGTCGCTGAGCAGCATGGTGATGCAGGTACGAGATGCCAGCGGCAATATCGCCACGGCCAGCCAGGAGATCGCTACGGGCAATCAGGATCTGTCTGCGCGCACGGAACAGACAGCCAGCAATTTGCAGGAGACTGTGGCTTCGCTGGCGCAGCTGACGGCCAATGTGCAGCAAACCGCATCGTCTTCGCAGATGGCCAATCAGCTGGCGGCGTCGGCTTCAAGCACTGCAGTGCAGGGCGGGCAGATTGTGGGTCAGGCCGTGAACAGCATGCAGGAGATTTCGGCCTCCAGCCGCAAGATCGGCGACATCATCGGGCTGATTGATTCGATTGCTTTTCAGACCAATATCCTGGCGCTCAATGCCGCCGTAGAAGCGGCGCGCGCCGGTGAGCAGGGTCGAGGTTTTGCCGTGGTGGCGGGCGAGGTGCGCAGCCTGGCTCAGCGCTCTGCACAGGCTGCCAACGAGATCAAATCCCTCATCAGCACCAGCGTGCAGACGGTGGATGTGGGGGCAAAGCAGGTCAACGGTGCGGGCAAGGCCATGCAGGATACGGTGGACAGCGCCAAGCGCGTGGGCGACATCATTGGCGAGATTACGGCCGCATCGGCAGAGCAGTCCATGGGCATTGGTCAGGTCAATCAGGCGGTGGGTGATATCGATCGCATGACGCAGCAAAACGCGGCGCTGGTGGAGGAGTCGGCGGCTGCTGCCGAATCGCTGCGCGAGCAGGCTGCGCGCTTGGCCCAGCTGGTCAGCCAGTTCAAGCTGGGCGAGGGCGCTCAAAGCATGGGCCGTGTGGCACGGGCCAGACCGCAGGCCGCTTATCCGGCCATGGCGCCGGGTGCGGCGGCATCAGCCAGCCATGCTTTGCCGGGGAAGAAGGCGCAAGAGGCCCGTGAGGCTCAGTTGCTGGAGCATGTCTGA
- the gstA gene encoding glutathione transferase GstA, whose product MKLYYSPGACSLSPHIVLHEAGLKHEAIMASTKSHKLQDGTDYYSINPLGYVPFLVLDDGDTLHEGPAIIQYLADQAPEKNLAPANGTMARYHLQEWLNFIGTELHKSFGPLFNPATPEDFKPAVKANLQKRLTWVNEQLANKSYLMGDQFTVADAYLFTVTGWAQFVGLDISALNHIQAYRERILARPAVQAAMKAEGLLK is encoded by the coding sequence ATGAAGCTTTACTACAGCCCCGGCGCTTGCTCCCTGTCTCCCCATATCGTGCTGCACGAAGCCGGTCTCAAACATGAGGCCATCATGGCCAGCACCAAGAGCCACAAACTGCAGGACGGAACAGACTACTACAGCATCAATCCGCTGGGTTATGTGCCTTTTCTGGTGCTGGACGACGGCGACACGCTGCACGAAGGCCCGGCCATCATTCAGTACCTGGCCGATCAGGCCCCTGAGAAAAATCTCGCGCCCGCCAATGGCACCATGGCCCGTTACCACCTGCAGGAATGGCTGAATTTCATTGGCACCGAGCTGCACAAAAGCTTCGGCCCGCTGTTCAACCCAGCCACGCCTGAAGACTTCAAACCGGCCGTCAAAGCCAATCTGCAAAAGCGCCTGACCTGGGTGAATGAGCAACTGGCCAACAAGTCCTATCTGATGGGCGACCAGTTCACCGTGGCCGATGCCTACCTGTTCACCGTCACTGGCTGGGCGCAGTTTGTGGGTCTGGATATCTCTGCCCTCAACCACATTCAAGCCTACCGCGAGCGCATTCTGGCCCGCCCTGCCGTGCAGGCTGCCATGAAGGCAGAAGGCTTGCTGAAGTAA
- the mnmG gene encoding tRNA uridine-5-carboxymethylaminomethyl(34) synthesis enzyme MnmG, whose product MLYPQEFDVIVVGGGHAGTEAALAAARMGSKTLLLSHNIETLGQMSCNPSIGGIGKGHLVKEVDALGGAMALATDKGGIQFRILNSSKGPAVRATRAQADRILYKAAIREMLENQPNLWLFQQAVDDLMVEGDRVVGAVTQVGLKFRSRAVVLTAGTFLDGKIHVGLNNYAAGRAGDPPAVSLSARLKELKLPQGRLKTGTPPRIDGRSIDFSQCEEQPGDGMPGGVNEGEVPVFSFMGNRAMHPKQMPCWITHTNARTHEIIRSGFDRSPMFTGKIEGVGPRYCPSVEDKINRFADKESHQIFLEPEGLTTNEFYPNGISTSLPFDIQYELVRSMKGMENAHILRPGYAIEYDYFDPRSLKSSFETKQIQGLFFAGQINGTTGYEEAAAQGLFAGLNAALQCRGEGPWTPRRDEAYLGVLVDDLITKGVTEPYRMFTSRAEFRLQLREDNADMRLTEEGRRMGLVDDARWDSFSRKRDAVSRETERLKATWVNPRVVSAEESERVLGKAMEREYNLFDLLRRPGVDYDKLMSLNEGKYAAADVQPEVLGELSEPVLEQVEIAAKYSGYIDRQKDEVERASHFEKLRMPLDFDYMQVAALSFEVRQKLQKHRPETLGQASRISGVTPAAISLLMVHLKKGGFKGFAVNEEAAA is encoded by the coding sequence ATGTTGTACCCACAGGAATTTGATGTGATCGTGGTCGGCGGTGGCCACGCTGGCACCGAGGCTGCGCTGGCTGCTGCGCGCATGGGCAGCAAAACATTGCTGCTGTCCCACAATATCGAGACCCTGGGGCAGATGAGCTGCAACCCCAGTATCGGCGGTATCGGCAAAGGCCATCTGGTCAAGGAAGTGGACGCACTGGGCGGCGCCATGGCTCTGGCAACAGACAAGGGCGGTATTCAGTTTCGCATTCTGAACAGCTCCAAAGGCCCTGCCGTGCGCGCCACACGAGCCCAAGCCGACCGTATTCTGTACAAGGCCGCCATCCGCGAGATGCTGGAAAACCAGCCTAACCTGTGGCTGTTCCAGCAGGCGGTGGATGACCTGATGGTGGAGGGTGACCGCGTGGTGGGCGCCGTCACCCAAGTTGGCCTCAAGTTTCGCAGCCGTGCGGTGGTGCTGACAGCTGGCACCTTCCTGGATGGCAAGATTCACGTGGGCCTGAATAACTATGCGGCGGGCCGTGCGGGCGACCCTCCCGCAGTCAGCCTGTCGGCTCGACTGAAAGAACTCAAGCTGCCACAAGGCCGCCTGAAGACCGGTACACCTCCGCGCATTGATGGCCGCAGCATCGACTTCAGCCAGTGCGAAGAGCAACCCGGCGACGGCATGCCCGGTGGCGTGAACGAGGGTGAAGTGCCTGTGTTCAGCTTCATGGGCAATCGCGCCATGCATCCCAAGCAAATGCCTTGCTGGATTACGCATACCAATGCGCGCACGCACGAGATCATCCGCAGCGGCTTTGACCGCAGCCCCATGTTCACCGGCAAGATCGAGGGCGTTGGCCCACGTTACTGCCCCAGCGTGGAAGACAAGATCAACCGCTTTGCCGACAAGGAAAGCCACCAGATCTTTCTGGAGCCCGAAGGCCTGACGACGAACGAGTTCTATCCCAACGGTATCTCCACCAGCTTGCCATTCGATATTCAGTACGAACTGGTGCGCAGTATGAAGGGCATGGAGAACGCGCACATTCTGCGTCCCGGCTATGCCATCGAGTACGACTACTTCGATCCACGCTCGCTCAAGAGCAGCTTCGAGACCAAGCAGATTCAAGGCCTGTTCTTTGCTGGCCAGATCAATGGCACGACCGGTTACGAAGAGGCCGCTGCTCAAGGTCTGTTTGCTGGCCTGAACGCTGCACTGCAATGCCGTGGCGAGGGCCCATGGACACCCAGACGTGACGAAGCCTATCTGGGCGTGCTGGTGGATGACCTGATCACCAAGGGTGTGACCGAGCCCTATCGCATGTTCACCAGCCGCGCTGAATTCCGCCTGCAATTGCGTGAAGACAACGCCGATATGCGCCTGACGGAAGAAGGCCGCCGCATGGGTCTGGTGGATGATGCCCGCTGGGATTCCTTCAGCCGCAAGCGCGACGCTGTTTCACGTGAAACAGAGCGCCTGAAAGCTACCTGGGTGAACCCTCGAGTGGTTTCTGCCGAGGAATCTGAACGCGTGCTGGGCAAGGCCATGGAGCGCGAATACAACCTGTTCGACCTGCTGCGCCGCCCCGGTGTGGATTACGACAAGCTCATGAGCCTGAACGAAGGTAAGTACGCGGCTGCGGATGTGCAGCCCGAGGTGCTGGGTGAATTGAGCGAGCCGGTGCTTGAGCAAGTCGAGATCGCAGCCAAGTACTCTGGCTACATTGATCGTCAAAAGGATGAGGTGGAGCGTGCTTCGCATTTTGAGAAGCTGCGCATGCCTCTGGACTTCGATTACATGCAGGTGGCTGCACTGTCGTTTGAAGTGCGCCAGAAACTGCAAAAGCATCGCCCCGAAACGCTGGGACAGGCATCGCGTATTTCCGGTGTCACACCAGCGGCTATTTCTTTGCTGATGGTTCACCTGAAAAAAGGTGGCTTCAAGGGCTTCGCGGTCAACGAAGAGGCTGCAGCATGA
- a CDS encoding ParA family protein → MAKVFCVANQKGGVGKTTTTVNLAAGLAKVGQRVLLIDLDPQGNATMGSGVDKRALELTVYDVLLENASIKEVAVKSEQVGYDVLGANRELSGAEIELVSLDRRNDRLRAALKSVDADYDFVLIDCPPSLSMLTLNGLCSANGVIVPMQCEYFALEGLTDLVNTIKQVHANMNPDLQIIGLLRVMFDPRTTLQQQVSDQLKEHFGDKVFDTVIPRNVRLAEAPSYGLPGVVFDASAKGSKAFIDFAQEMVKRIKKM, encoded by the coding sequence ATGGCCAAAGTTTTCTGCGTTGCCAATCAAAAAGGTGGGGTTGGCAAGACCACAACGACTGTGAACCTCGCCGCCGGTCTGGCCAAGGTCGGCCAGCGCGTGCTGCTGATTGACCTAGACCCGCAAGGCAATGCCACCATGGGCTCGGGCGTGGACAAGCGTGCGCTGGAGTTGACGGTGTATGACGTGCTGCTGGAAAACGCCAGCATCAAGGAAGTGGCAGTGAAATCCGAGCAGGTTGGCTACGACGTGCTGGGTGCCAACCGCGAGTTGTCGGGGGCCGAGATTGAGCTGGTGTCGCTGGACCGACGCAACGATCGACTCAGGGCCGCGCTGAAGAGCGTGGATGCCGACTATGACTTTGTGCTCATCGACTGCCCACCCTCGCTGTCCATGCTGACCCTGAATGGTCTGTGCTCGGCCAATGGCGTGATCGTGCCCATGCAGTGCGAATACTTTGCACTGGAAGGTCTGACCGATCTGGTCAACACCATCAAGCAGGTGCATGCAAACATGAACCCCGATTTGCAGATCATCGGCCTGCTGCGCGTGATGTTTGACCCACGCACCACGCTGCAGCAGCAGGTCAGCGATCAGCTCAAGGAACACTTTGGCGACAAGGTGTTCGACACCGTCATTCCACGCAATGTGCGACTGGCCGAAGCGCCCAGCTACGGCCTGCCCGGTGTGGTGTTTGATGCGTCGGCCAAGGGCAGCAAAGCCTTTATCGATTTTGCGCAGGAAATGGTCAAGCGCATCAAGAAGATGTGA
- a CDS encoding alkene reductase, producing the protein MTSLFDPIDAGKLHLRNRIAMAPLTRNRAPGAVPTSLMETYYAQRATAGLLISEGTAISAQAQGYADVPGLYGEDQLQAWKKVTDAVHAKGGRIVTQLWHVGRISHTSLQPGNQPPVAPSAIAAKSKTYVLNHQTGEGHFVPTSEPRALHQDELPGIVHSFSVAAREAVQTAGFDGVELHAANGYLLDQFLKTGANQRKDDYGGSIENRARLVLESVRAVADSIGGGKVGIRLSPVTPANDIVDADPQALFEYLVRQLAPLGLAYIHVIEGSTGGPRELPDRPFNYHALKDAYRAAGGKGAWMVNNGYDRTLAMRAVESGYADVVAFGKAYISNPDLVHRLHDDLPLNEWNSSRFYGGGAEGYIDYPTA; encoded by the coding sequence ATGACCTCATTGTTCGATCCCATCGATGCAGGCAAGCTGCACCTGCGCAACCGCATTGCCATGGCACCTCTGACGCGCAACCGCGCGCCCGGTGCGGTGCCTACTTCCTTGATGGAAACCTACTACGCACAGCGTGCCACCGCCGGCCTGCTGATCAGCGAAGGAACCGCCATCAGTGCCCAGGCTCAGGGCTATGCCGATGTCCCCGGTCTGTATGGCGAGGACCAGCTGCAGGCCTGGAAGAAAGTGACCGATGCCGTGCATGCCAAAGGCGGGCGCATCGTTACCCAGCTCTGGCATGTGGGCCGTATCTCGCACACCTCGCTGCAGCCCGGCAATCAGCCACCCGTTGCGCCCTCGGCCATTGCCGCCAAGTCCAAGACCTATGTGCTCAATCACCAGACTGGTGAAGGCCATTTCGTGCCCACATCCGAGCCACGAGCACTGCATCAGGACGAGCTGCCCGGCATTGTTCACAGCTTCTCCGTTGCGGCCCGCGAAGCCGTGCAGACCGCTGGCTTTGATGGCGTAGAGCTGCACGCAGCCAACGGTTATCTGCTCGACCAGTTCCTCAAGACCGGGGCCAATCAGCGCAAAGACGACTACGGCGGCAGCATCGAAAACCGCGCCAGACTGGTGCTGGAATCGGTGCGTGCGGTGGCGGACTCCATCGGAGGCGGCAAGGTGGGCATTCGTCTCTCGCCCGTGACCCCGGCAAACGACATTGTGGATGCCGATCCGCAAGCGCTGTTTGAGTATCTGGTGCGCCAGTTGGCGCCACTGGGTCTGGCCTATATCCATGTGATCGAAGGCTCTACCGGCGGCCCGCGTGAACTGCCCGATCGCCCCTTCAACTACCACGCGCTCAAGGATGCCTACCGCGCCGCCGGTGGCAAGGGTGCCTGGATGGTCAACAACGGCTACGACCGTACCCTGGCCATGCGCGCGGTGGAAAGCGGCTACGCTGACGTCGTCGCCTTCGGCAAAGCCTACATCTCCAACCCCGATCTGGTGCACCGCCTGCATGACGACCTGCCCCTCAACGAATGGAACAGCAGCCGCTTTTATGGCGGGGGGGCAGAAGGCTACATAGACTACCCCACCGCTTGA
- a CDS encoding BLUF domain-containing protein, with amino-acid sequence MSSSNTLSAFLYCSTLAPTQPISTVADIVKAAREKNTQLQLTGILIFDGQCFCQYLEGPESAISSVLASIYQDQRHADVNLQFHGPVDGERQFKDWAIAYAELEQDLSLEHITEFQGDEALHLFRQLLPSLDYC; translated from the coding sequence ATGTCTTCCAGCAATACATTGAGCGCTTTTCTCTACTGCAGCACCCTGGCTCCTACGCAGCCCATCAGCACGGTGGCAGACATCGTCAAAGCTGCCCGCGAGAAAAACACCCAGCTGCAGCTCACCGGCATTTTGATCTTTGATGGCCAGTGCTTCTGCCAGTACCTGGAAGGTCCGGAGTCTGCCATTTCCAGCGTGCTGGCAAGCATTTATCAGGACCAGCGCCATGCCGATGTGAACCTGCAGTTTCACGGCCCTGTGGATGGGGAGCGCCAGTTCAAGGACTGGGCCATCGCATATGCCGAACTGGAGCAAGACCTGAGCCTTGAGCACATCACCGAATTTCAGGGCGATGAGGCATTGCACCTGTTTCGCCAGCTATTACCCAGTCTGGACTACTGTTAA
- a CDS encoding RBBP9/YdeN family alpha/beta hydrolase yields MTSEALNPQDVWLLPGWQNSDAAHWQSLWQNQFGYQRLEQHNWQHPLRGDWSIQLQELVLDAPRPVTLVAHSLGCVLVAWWAAHSQVARTKVRGALLVAPGDTEQDSLRAAVPGWSPVLMQTLPFPSILVGSENDPNCTLQRAQTMAQAWGSQFVNAGAAGHINTASGLGLWQAGHELLLTL; encoded by the coding sequence ATGACATCTGAAGCTTTGAACCCTCAGGATGTCTGGCTGCTGCCCGGCTGGCAGAACTCTGATGCCGCTCACTGGCAAAGCCTGTGGCAGAACCAGTTCGGCTATCAGCGACTGGAGCAGCACAACTGGCAGCACCCGCTGCGCGGTGACTGGAGTATTCAGCTGCAGGAGCTGGTGCTGGATGCGCCACGCCCCGTCACGCTGGTGGCGCACAGCCTGGGCTGCGTGCTGGTGGCCTGGTGGGCTGCACATTCGCAAGTGGCCAGAACCAAGGTGCGCGGCGCTTTGCTGGTGGCGCCGGGCGACACCGAGCAGGACAGCCTGCGCGCAGCGGTGCCGGGCTGGTCGCCTGTGCTGATGCAAACATTGCCCTTCCCGTCGATACTGGTGGGCAGTGAGAACGATCCGAATTGCACGCTGCAGCGCGCCCAAACCATGGCTCAGGCCTGGGGCAGTCAGTTTGTGAATGCTGGTGCTGCGGGCCATATCAAC
- a CDS encoding LysE family translocator: MFGIADYGAFVAAVTVFLLIPGPGNLALITSTGKGGWRAGMACCLGVMAADQVLMWLAVAGVAAVLATYPAAFHAVQWLGAAYLAWLGYKLLTVKPGDAPAIEIQPRQYFRQGGLITLMNPKAIVFYMAFFPMFVDPSTHQGSITFGVMAATVALITLLYSLIVVTLTRVLAERLRANPAVVKWLEKTAGVFLIGFGLKLATN; this comes from the coding sequence ATGTTTGGCATCGCTGATTACGGCGCTTTTGTCGCGGCCGTTACCGTCTTTTTGCTGATTCCAGGGCCAGGCAATCTGGCCTTGATTACCTCAACAGGCAAGGGCGGCTGGCGGGCGGGCATGGCATGCTGCCTTGGCGTGATGGCGGCAGACCAGGTGTTGATGTGGCTGGCAGTTGCGGGTGTGGCGGCCGTGCTGGCCACCTATCCTGCAGCGTTTCATGCCGTGCAATGGTTGGGCGCTGCATATCTGGCGTGGCTGGGCTACAAGCTGCTGACGGTCAAACCCGGTGATGCCCCGGCCATCGAAATTCAGCCCAGACAGTATTTCCGCCAGGGTGGTCTTATCACTCTGATGAACCCCAAGGCTATCGTGTTCTACATGGCGTTCTTTCCCATGTTTGTGGACCCCTCCACGCACCAGGGAAGCATCACCTTTGGTGTGATGGCCGCCACGGTGGCTCTGATTACCTTGCTCTACAGCCTCATCGTGGTGACCCTGACCCGTGTGCTGGCCGAGCGTCTGCGTGCCAATCCGGCCGTGGTGAAGTGGCTGGAAAAAACAGCCGGTGTGTTTTTGATCGGTTTTGGCCTCAAGCTGGCCACCAACTAA
- the rsmG gene encoding 16S rRNA (guanine(527)-N(7))-methyltransferase RsmG, producing MSQALRTQLEQGIQSLKLDLAPAQVDLLMSFLDLLQKWNKVYNLTSVRDPQEMLTHHLLDSLAAVPALLRHVNTLPMEEGKRLPLLDVGSGGGLPGVVFAICCPQIDVNCVDTVGKKAAFIQQVAASLRLPNLHGIHDRVENLKTQYPVISCRAFASLVDFTTWSRKALAENGIWFAMKAKHPDDEIAALPADVKVFHVEPLQVPGLDVERCVIWLKVAA from the coding sequence ATGAGCCAGGCATTGCGTACCCAGCTCGAACAGGGCATTCAGTCGCTGAAGCTGGATCTGGCGCCCGCTCAGGTCGATCTGCTGATGTCCTTTCTGGATTTGCTGCAGAAGTGGAACAAGGTCTACAACCTGACCTCGGTGCGTGATCCGCAGGAGATGCTGACCCATCACCTGCTGGATAGCCTGGCTGCCGTGCCTGCTTTGCTGCGCCATGTGAACACCTTGCCCATGGAAGAGGGCAAGCGACTGCCTTTGCTGGATGTGGGTTCTGGCGGTGGTCTGCCCGGCGTGGTGTTTGCCATCTGCTGCCCGCAGATTGATGTGAACTGCGTGGATACCGTGGGCAAGAAGGCCGCGTTCATTCAGCAGGTGGCGGCATCATTGCGACTGCCTAATCTGCATGGTATTCACGACCGGGTGGAAAACCTCAAGACCCAGTACCCCGTCATCAGCTGCCGCGCTTTCGCTTCGCTGGTGGATTTCACTACCTGGTCGCGCAAGGCATTGGCTGAAAATGGCATCTGGTTTGCCATGAAGGCCAAGCACCCTGACGATGAAATCGCAGCCTTGCCTGCGGATGTGAAGGTGTTTCACGTGGAACCATTGCAGGTTCCGGGCCTTGATGTTGAGCGTTGCGTTATATGGCTGAAGGTCGCTGCCTGA